From Dryobates pubescens isolate bDryPub1 chromosome 22, bDryPub1.pri, whole genome shotgun sequence, the proteins below share one genomic window:
- the LOC104297519 gene encoding SITS-binding protein: protein MPLSRHTGQLPEANWTLGLREMTEPWKGALGCFGVAVFFAMTIGIISWQAVEQSPEEWVLRGRAGGVLWERRRGALLLRALPAGRTVALIAVGGVPAAEPPPPRDHCWHDGGTFCYAWEEDAELRLSLEPPPAPGTECYGVHWTPLRPDVVLKDCFSMANVSWYGGASLRAQRWPLNGAQSPAQPFLSGDLGKNPSGYGPVLERYFLGSTGVTVTVAPEVPLLLSLESHSHFCLETPAGRAAAPLRYQLCLSPDVATAQRHVGGRLARQQRALPDAALLGSPLWRYQGPASSAARVRRGLRSLARRLKRHRLQEGVLALGEHCTAVLAAAEDLSSERGKRQDPSRAWDPALVEPLQVSLTLSPYTSISSPLFLRSLRDGTAESSWLSLQLRGGGCSVPLLTTWKGQLCARLNATSEAALGWFLGRARRLRQALGAAYLAFEGAEGNAFLEQDVQPPAELAGDSYTTALAAALARLGNATVISAGARSSHLPLWVQMSPLHPDWSHAGLKGLIPSVLHYSLLGYSFFIPEAVGGTLASDSPADPELYVRWLQIVTFLPVMAFSTPPWLCCDPWVVNLTRQCIRRHRDFVVPLLLKYSQEWLHLGHPIFRPAWWLSPTDPTAFTIEDEFLIGDEVLVAPITEKGQRGRDIYLPGAGLLWRDTSSARVFDGGTLLRNYSASLAEVPVFVKTS, encoded by the exons ATGCCGCTCAGCCGCCACACCGGGCAGCTCCCCGAGGCCAACTGGACCCTGGGCCTCCGGGAGATGACGGAGCCCTGGAAAGGAGCCCTCGGCTGCTTCGGCGTCGCCGTCTTCTTCGCCATGACCATTGGCATCATCTCCTGGCAGGCGGTGGAGCAGTCCCCGGAGGAGTGGGTGCTGCGCGGCCGCGCCGGGGGGGTGCTGTGGGAGCGCCGTCGCGGGGCCCTGCTCCTGCGGGCGCTGCCGGCGGGCAGGACCGTGGCGCTCATCGCCGTGGGCGGTGTGCCGGCTGCCGAGCCGCCCCCGCCACGGGACCACTGCTGGCACGATGGTGGCACCTTCTGCTACGCCTGGGAGGAGGACGCCGAGCTCCGTCTGTCCCTCGAGCCCCCGCCAGCCCCCGGCACCGAGTGCTATGGCGTCCACTGGACCCCGCTGCGCCCCGACGTGGTGCTGAAG gattGCTTCTCCATGGCCAACGTCTCCTGGTACGGTGGCGCAAGCCTCCGTGCCCAGCGCTGGCCACTCAAcggtgcccagagccctgcacagcccttcctGAGCGGTGACCTCGGCAAGAACCCCTCTGGCTATGGACCTGTCCTGGAGAGATACTTCCTAGGCTCCACAG GCGTGACGGTGACGGTGGCCCCCgaggtgcccctgctgctctccctggagaGCCACAGCCACTTCTGCCTGGAGACGCCGGCGGGCAGAGCCGCGGCGCCCCTGCGCTaccagctgtgcctcagcccgGACGTGGCCACTGCCCAGCGCCACGTGGGCGGCCGGCTGGCGCGGCAGCAGCGGGCACTGCCCGACGCGGCCCTCCTCGG GTCTCCGCTCTGGCGGTACCAGGGCCCTGCCAGCTCGGCTGCCAGGGTCAGACGGGGCCTGCGCTCCCTGGCCAGGAGGCTGAAGAGGCATCGCCTGCAGGAGggggtcctggccctgggggagcactgcactgctgtcctggctgctgcg GAGGACCTCTCCTCGGAGCGGGGGAAGAGGCAGGACCCCTCCCGTGCCTGGGACCCTGCCCTGGTGGAGCCTCTGCAGGTCTCCCTCACGCTGTCTCCCTACACCAGCATCTCCTCCCCGCTCTTCCTGCGCTCGCTGCGGGACGGCACCGCggagagctcctggctcagcctgcagctccgCGGCGGGGGCTGCTCG GTGCCGCTGCTGACCACCTGGaaggggcagctctgtgcccgcCTCAACGCCACCAGcgaggcagccctgggctggttcCTGGGTCGCGCCCGGCGCTTGCGGCAGGCGCTGGGAGCTGCCTACCTGGCCTTCGAGGGCGCAGAGGGCAATGCCTTCCTGGAGCAGGATGTCCAGCCCCcggctgagctggcaggggaCAGCTACACCACGGCCCTGGCGGCGGCACTGGCGAGGCTGGGAAACGCCACGGTCATCAGCGCCGGTGCCAG ATCCAGCCACCTCCCCCTCTGGGTCCAGATGAGCCCTCTGCACCCCGACTGGAGCCACGCAGGGCTGAAGGGACTCATCCCCTCCGTGCTGCACTACAGCCTCCTGGGCTACAGCTTCTTCATCCCCGAGGCAGTAG GAGGGACCCTGGCCAGCGACAGCCCAGCGGACCCGGAGCTGTACGTGCGGTGGCTGCAGATTGTGACCTTCCTCCCCGTGATGGCCTTCAGCACacccccctggctctgctgtgacCCCTGG GTGGTCAATCTGACCAGGCAGTGCATCCGGAGGCACCGGGACTTCGTGGTGCCCCTGCTCCTGAAGTACAGCCAGGAGTGGCTGCACCTGGGGCACCCCATCTTCAGGCCAGCCTGGTGGCTCAGCCCCACAGACCCCACAGCCTTCACCATCGAGGATGAGTTTCTCATTGGGGATGAG GTCCTGGTTGCCCCAATAACAGAAAAAGGGCAAAGAGGGAGAGACATTtacctgcctggggctgggctcctgtGGAGGGACACCAGCTCTGCCCGTGTCTTCGATGGGGGCACCCTGCTCAGGAACtactctgccagcctggcagaggtgccAGTTTTTGTGAAGACCTCCTGA